The sequence below is a genomic window from Coffea arabica cultivar ET-39 chromosome 4c, Coffea Arabica ET-39 HiFi, whole genome shotgun sequence.
gtaaataaaaaggaaaagattgcAAAcaaattaactacccaactcctcttgagcttgtagattaattgaaacaagctacttcaagttgatgaattacaatcactcttgtgtacaaaggaaggttcacctcctccttgccccgaactccactcggtcaagtcaggacgttttactatccctcaggacaaccctcacagaactacactcatgaagtattcactcacaaatgaaaaacttacaaagaacctcacaccactaaggctacaaattttctttaaagagtattttctcactaaaatctctctaaatcttttgtatcttcagtgtacaaaagttgtttgaaatatctgaccaaccactatttatataggatcaagaaagtgcctcattaatgtttccaaaggatagaaagtagctgaagagtcagctagccgttggagtgtcagACGTCTGATAGCcttgttttatgcgtccgacagcaggcagtgagtttaagagatttttttcaattctttcggacgtccggtgcaagttttttgtgcgtccgacagcaaataaagagatttaaaaaattatcttgtttctatcggacgtccgatagagacatattcagcgtccgatagttttgtcgactttgaaggatcctatcggacgtccgaaacatgcgtccgaagttgtgcaatgattatcggacgtccggtactgtcttcttgagcgtccgacaggttcagcatactctgtctttttcaaatgtgcttaatctttgaacctggtTTATTTCATTActgaaaaagcctttgaggagatgttagcaacatccatttgttttgtaatcatcaaaagttagggaccaatgTCAATAATATCCTTCTCAGATTATAGGTGAACATTTTTGCTCTTAAAGCTGCCCTATTTGGATCAATTTCATCTTTAGATTCGGAATTCGAAATGACATCACCTTCATAATTGTCCTCATAATCTGAGAAGGCAATATCACTCATATCAAATGATTCATATGCCTCACTGCCATTGCTTAAGCTGTCCTCTTTGTCATTGTTTGCTTCGTACAACCAAGAATCATCATCACTTGAAATGAACACTTCATCATCCCTTTCAATATTTTGTAAATTAGGTTCAGCATTTCCAGCAATATCCTCAATTCCTAGATTCTCTTGCCCACCACCAAAGTTGTTATTGTTGTTCACAAACATATTAAATGGAATTACATCCATGTAGTCTACAAACAAATTGATTACCAGCTCATTTTCATGCACCTTAAACATTTCCGTGACCGCCTTATCAGTGTTAACATCCATTGTTGCAGCACTTCTTGGAATTCCACATCTCATATGTAGCAAATAATTAAGATTTCTAGGTAACTCGTGAAGTGCTTTCTCACAAATATCATTCAACAGTTCTATATAAAAATACCTATCAGGATTTACATTGGAAATCCTGATTCTTCTTCTATTGTAGTGAACTATAATGTCATATGCAACAACAGGTGACATCTTGTTTTACCCAAATTAATCGTTAGTATCATAGTTGTTACTTACTAACATCAAAATCTAAATAATGAAGTAAAATCTTCTTTGTGATATAATAACACCTAAGAGCAGCTTTCAAAGTACAAAAAACCTCCATAATCCATCatagattttttcttttcatttgctCACATCAAATAGCTTTATTATTCCAAAACAACCTCAACTTTCTTTCATTCTTCTATTACCATCCTTTATTACTCAACAAGCTCTACAAAACCAGTACAAGCCATTTATCTACTAAATGAGATGAACAAATATTTTTAATGAAACTCTATTGAGTCACCAAACTTCTATATTTTAGACAAAAAACAAGAAACATCATATTGATCATCAAGTAAAACTCATTGCAATACAATTCTCCCTCTACAAATCATTAAGCTATATGAACATCAGTTGCTCAAAAGTCCATCAAATACACCACATGCATGCATTATTAGTCATAGATTTAGCATCAAAACATCAACGTAGACATGATCTAACCTTAAAACCATCATCCCTTTCTACTGCCTAACTTTTGAATCAATCTCACAGCCATATCTTCATCTTATAATATTAATAACAGATTATATGCCACTATAACAAGCATATAGATCATTAATGTCAACTATTAGTGTCTATTACTTGTAAATAGGTACAATAAATCCAACAAAATTGTGATCCTTTACCTCAACagctttctatcaagctcatatGTTGCAGATATGTCACTATtctgacttatccttcatgagaTGAAGGATTTTTACCAGTTTTGCTACTATATCTTCTCCTTTCTCTATAGCTATTTCTTCTGCACTTTAGAAGCAATAAGGTAGTTCGGATGGTGCCAGAAGCATTATATATCCCAAGTGAAATGGCGCCAAATTGCATATCAAGAATATTACTTGGAAGATTTATATTTTTCCCACATTTCTGGTttcgtttggattagctatttttggaggtgttttttaaaaactttactgtagctgtgtatatgaaaaacttttactatagatgttttttggattgtttttagaggtatttttaaaatatattttagactatttttataatttacaaattttttggaattttttaaaaatatatactaGCTCTATttctatatattaatatttatttatatatataatatttttttatttcgatttttttataatatgtatattaatacatatttatatataatataaatataatatgtatattaatatatatttaatatacatatattaatatattaatatatattaatatacatattataaaacaaaattaaaatatatatatttatatatttatataaatatattttaaacaaaatatttatatttatatataaatataaatatatttatttcaattgatataatatatgtaatatacataatttaaatatacatattaacattaatataatttatatatatataatataatatacataattgaaatatacatattaatatatattaatatacatattataaaaaaattgaaataaatatatttatataaatatatataaataaatatatgtatatatttatattaatataaatatatacaataaaatttatataaatatatttataaatttatataaatattataaataaatatatttatgtatttgcataaatatatataaatatattttaaataaaatatttatatttatatataattatatgtattattttattaattttattttttttaaatttattttttgtacatatattttatgaattttatttttttgaaataaatgtatttataaatttatataaatatataaaaataaatatatttatatatttacataaatatatatgtaaatatttatatatatatattttttaaacaaagtatattaatatttatatataaatatatttatttatttttggtatatatattttattaatttataagtatatatatatttattttaaacaaaatataaatattaatttttgtattaatatttatatataaatatatatttattgaacaaaatatatttattgtatataatatttatatataaatatatattaatacattttttgtatatttggagttatttttgacttattgtttggatatattgtttttgtttgtgtattactgtagcATTGTAGATGAAAAGCAAGTATTTCAAAAACGCTCAAATCCAAATGGAGCCTGTAATATTTTAGAGACTGATATTGTGAGGGTATTTCTGTCACTTTATTGCTGTTGAATTTGACATTTGGTCACATCAGAATGAAAGGGAAGGgtagtgtaatttttaatattGGAGACTGCTTATGAGTAattatcagaaacctcagggaaggtttctaaaattttccctttcatttttaaTGGGAATAGTTTGCATGGTGGGATTTGCACTACTACTTGACTTGGGCTTTCTATTGAAATTGggattttgttttcatttttcctaCTAGACATGTAGACAAAACTTAGGAGTTAGAGAGGTCAAACTTGTGGTCACTACAAAAATTAGAGCACTGAACATACTCctaattgtttttctttttatgaaTATTACTCCTAGGTAGATATAGATGTTTGAGTAATAGCTTGTTGAGATAGCATTTTTATTTAGGTATAATTATTGCCAATATGTAACAAATTATGAGAAAACTTATGCTAATGCTGACATAAATGTTTCTTAGATATGATTTAGAGTAGGGTGAACTGTTGCTAGTTTGATATTTACGATAATATTTTCTCCAGTGTAGAAGAAAAACATATAGATGATCGATTCACCATTTTGAATTATGAATAACTCAGGGTTGGCTTAGTAAGCAACAAATTGCTCCTAAGAATAGTTTAGTAGAAGAATTGTGATACCTGAAAGTGTTATGAGTATGATATTTATGTTAGCTTTTTCTCTACTATAAAAGACACGAAAGATACCATTTTGAACCATAAGTGTTACAACTGAAAATGCTAGAAGTAGCATACCATTTTGAACCATAAATGCTCAAAAATGATTTGTTAAGCGACAAATTTCTACTATGAATACTTGTCTAGGAAAATGATGATAACTGAAATTATGAACATTTGtttaatgaaagaaaaataatagcTAGCAGCATATATTATAAATGATAATAACCATTGACAATAATAATTACCTTAGTATATTATACTGGCATACAAAAGATAATAACTACCAATAACAACAACTACAAAGACTAGTTTAAAGGGGCACTTGTTAAGATATAATTGACGtgttaaattttagaaaaaaaaattgagataattttttttaaaaaaagtatataaatacaaTATAgagtaataattgttagtatgtgtATTCACATAGTAGATTGGATGTGATTTAAGTGTATTCACAAATATCCATTGGGCACTTGTTAGAAAAAACCTAATTTAAAATACAATTAGAGTGTGTACAATAATAACAATTACTGTAAgaaaaaacaataataacaagtaatacattaaaaaaattactaaaatgtTTATTGACGATATTGGCCTGAATCATATCCATTAGAAATAACAATTAAAATTTCAAGTGCAATtagtatatataaaaatatgtaaTTTCTGCTTAAATATAATTATTGTGACATCTTATTAGATTGCATCTCCAGTTTAGTTATTTAATTCCACTAATATTGGAGCACGTGTGTGGCACGTCGCAAGTATTATTTTTGTGATACTTaatcaaataatatttttctttagattattttaaaaaattttgaactattTTAGTTACTTTATATTCTGTTACAGATCATAAAAAGGGAAGTTTTCTATCCCAacgaagaaaaatgaaaaactatttgtattactttatttttcctttaataCATAACGCTTGCATACCATTTTTAATGGGTAAAATGTATTACATCCTTGTGGCTTAGCCATGAGGCAAATAATTCCCTTGTGCTTCTAAAACCTATTTAACAACTCCTTTATACTTTGGATAAAAGTGTCtgatgccaaaaaaaaatagtaacaATGTGTTTTGAGAATCAAGCACCTAtatatgggttttttttttaaaaaaaaataattgattcAGAATTTTCTCACCTGCTTTACCCAAAATAAGTGggttaaaaaagaaacaaggaaaactTTATGGGTCAAACTAAAAATTTTACAATTTACATTACTTCTCCCTCGACTACAATATACTTATATATCCAATTTATAATTGCATAATTGGTGAGATTGATCAAGAAAACTGGAAAGGGCAAGGGTACACGTTTTTGTTGACCTCTTACTACAGGTAGGGAAGTCATTTTGACAACGAGTATCTATTCAAATGTTTTCCATCGACTTCGCACTTTTACGTAATGCATAATGAAGTATTAAGTAGGTATAAAAAGTACAAGGGAGTTATTTGTATAATTGATAAACCACTGAGGGGTATAGTTCATACACCTTTTTTCCCCTCCTACTCTTGTAAAGATTTTTTGACCATTCCTGGAAGAGGAATAGAGAGAACCACTATTATCTATCAGAACTCAAAATCTGCTGTTTTTAATAGCCTCAACCATAATTATTTGACGCTAACCGAGTCTGAAAAACAGGTTGATCACGGTTCAACCGATTCGACTTACCAATCCAGATTGGGTTTTAAAACATCTGCCTCAACCAATAACAATTTGTTTAGGGGATGATTTCATTGCACCAATTTGTAataaaagattttgaaaaaaaaaaatccttaacAGTCTCTATCACACAGGCACCAAAAATATCTACCTTgcatataagaaaaataaaagatctagcattttgtttctcattttgcCATGTGGCTTTTTGATTATTTGACAAGTGGCataacttcaatatatttcTCTTGCAAATTGTTTTTGCTCCTTCCACTGTCTTCCGACCAAAGTAAGACCCATTGGGCTAATTTCTGGCTTTAAAAAGGATTGGGCCATATCTTCTTCTTTTGACCTAATGGGTTTCATTAAGCTCAATTATAAAACTAAGATcttatttgataattcaattcgacatttaaatttaatggatttaaattttaatatattcaaatcatttgagaacaaaaaattgaacgtctaaagtgacactgaattttctagacaaaacttgctcccaaaattaagtgataagctattcacttatctctgaatgtgatatgcattcaaatgtattagatttaatacttaataattcaataacctaatggattcaaatttcagatttcagatttcaattttatcaaatgcaccctaaGTTGATGTGTTGTCTGATCCATCTCCCTTAGATTAGTCTTAATATAACAAAAAAGAGATGTTAGTGTaacaacttctttttttttccatgtgtATAGCCTCTTTTTTTGACAAGtggcaaattcatttttagttgaatttttGTTCCACTATTTTTTTGATTTGCCAAAAGTCATAAACATCTCTTCTTCcaattcttctctttttcctctttctgcATCTGCCTTCAACCCTTatcttcctcttttttcttcatctttctttttttcccttcaaattttttctttataattaattatactGAGATtaatattttactattttttagcTGATTATTGTTGACCATGGAGAAGTATTGCAACAATCAATTGATTTATACTATCACTTTCTCCTTCATCAATTTTAACTCTTTAATTTAGTATTTTGCTATTTCCCTTcgtcttttccttcttcctaaTGTTTCTCTACCTTTTCTCCAATTGCTTAGTCCAtgcatcttttcctttttcctctaaTTAATTGAATATATGTTTTTCTTACACACAGATGgatatttcttttcttcttttgttcaaaAATTGTGATTTATGATCATCGCTTTTTCTTAGGAAAAATATAGACAATAGATCTTTAACCTCCACTTCCTACTATCTAGTATgttccattttatttttatttatttttcccccATTTCACGCTACCAAATATGGACTTAAGATTTTTTCTTCGTTAACTATATTTTATTTAGCCTttgtcaattttctttttctgcctCTTTATCTTGTTACCAtgatgtatttatttattttgcctTGATCTCCTTGACATTCATTAAACCTTCCACTATTTTGGTTCTGCAGGTCGATTTTCTTTTGTGAGGTATGCTTTAAATTTTGCAATTCTAATGTTTTAGTTCATTTTCAATGCACAATTGAATCTTGCACTTCCTTTAGTAAATCTTTGGTACTGAATTTTTGTACTCTTTTTATGCATTGAAAAGCCTTCCATTTGATTTTCCTACAAGTTTTATTGTGTATTTTGTAGGATGGAAGTTTTTACATAATGATGTCTTGTTTGAAAAAGAAACAGTGATGAaattttatgcatttataattataatagcATGATATTTGAGCTTTATGAAGTACGTATCATTTATGTTAACATTGAACTGGTTTTGCATTTCTCATGTGCTTGGCTTTTGAATTCTTTGTTGTTGTTTGTTTATACAATATAGCAACATAAATCTGTACATCATCATAATAAGTAAGTTGAAGCAAACTTTTAGAACATTCCACTAAAAacaaatgttatttttttaGGCTCATTTTTCGGCAATTATAATTGCTCTTCATTTGAAAGCAAATTAGAGTACGAAGAATTTTAGCAAGGATTTTATACGTGGGCCTAAGCTGTGCTTGCATGACCAATCATGTGAATATACTGCTAGCCGGATGCCCTTAGCTACTGACAAATAATCACTATTGATAAAATGTAGGCAAGAGTTACTAGAGTTTTTgaataatttaaaagaaatttacTCAAGAGTATCTACCCTGACACAAAACTACACATGTACACCTATCATTTGAATAGATTGCCCGCCATACCCCTTGGCTGGATGCCCCTAGCTGCCGACAAATTAACAATTTGGTAAATTACAGGCGGGCTAATGTAGTCTCAATCCGGATGAGAGGCAGGAGCGATCATCAGATGGATCGCTTCTGAGCTATTAATGGTCACGATTTGCCTCCAAAAACATGTACAGTTCAAATCATTTCTTGTACCTCGTTTTTAACAACATATGTTGGAATCAcaaaaatttattctaaaattACATGTTATACAAATAAAGTTTCGTCGTATGAAAACGAAGTTATGCAGTGTCTAAAATATACAAAATCGCCTGCAACCATTCTTGCTCGTGGTCCGTCTCAATCCTAATGGCACCGGATAAAAGATGACACGAGTGttattttatttacaaaaatttataattttttttacgtTGATATGTATGCAATTTACAGCACCAAAAAATAGACAACTGTTCATGTACAATTCAGATTTGACTCAACCGATATGTAATTTTCAAATTGAATAGTAGTTAGTTTTATTTAAGATATTTACGAAAAAGTTGTAGAAATTGGGTATTATGAATTTCCACTTGTTAACAACTGTTGCACTCTTACCCCACGCTGAAGCAATTAAGGTTGTAGAGAATGTTATAATGGACTATCTCTTTTTTCTTCGTGCACTTATTCTGTGCTCTGGCGGTCTCGATTACGTCCAAAGAATTACAGGTGtagaagggataatttcagaaacctcccttgaggattttaacaatttcatttagctccctcaagattttaaaaattttacatATCTCCCTTATCgtttaaaatgacaatactatccttaaatattttaataagaTTCCCTTCTTTGGTGTGCTTAtatttaaaatgaattttaaaattatttttttgttctttttcattcttattgctttctttttatttttcaccaATAAACGTGCAGAACTACCAGTATTATCTCTAATTTCTATTGTAACCAAAATGTcgaactagtgatttttttttactagTTAACTTTATACATAAGCCAATGCATTTGttgatctttgttttctattttttggtatcacaatgaataataaatcaaacaaaTGGTCCAAAACCACCATTAGGTTAGGATAATCTGActattcgaatttcgaattcacaAACTCTAAAAGAATTAttttaacattttcttttctacctTATAATTCTAAATCCATgataaaataccatcaaaagtattCTATTAcagtgataaaattattattatagttgttaATCAAATAGTAGATATGGACATGAAAGATTTGACatcttttccttataattatactagataatcttataattgtatagagaagtaaattaaaactcaCTACACATGAATATTTTtaggtattcatttaaaaatttgaccaagtcaaATATTATATTAAAGTTTGATTACTAAAACTGTCAGATCAAGAGAGGTTAGGTGTAATTTCACAAATCTCAGAGGAGTTtaataaaattgtcaaaaacctcaagagatgtttttgaaattatcccagcGTAGAATATTGAGAAATTCTAGAACGATGTCCTACCAACCCCACTAGACCCGAGTGTAGTAGTGCTGCTAATCTTATGTTTTGTTGACAAAGGACTACATAACGTCGGACTGAATTTTCTCAGCCCtaattaaagaagaaactagTTAGTCGTGTTTACCCGACACAGAGGCAGTTTAGGCTTGACATTTCATGTCTTATTCCTCCGAACTGGATAAATGATTTCGCATAGAATACAACTTATTTACAGCCGATCAGGTTGACCTTCTCTGCTTGTGGTCCTGTGCTCAGCGGACTAATCATCGGACGCGAGAAATGGCAGAGAAATTGAAATCATGACAACCTATGATTGTGGCGTGGCTGTGATTGAAAATCAAATGTTTGGATTAtaattttttggagttttttcaaatatatatataatatgagAAAATTTAACTTGTTACATAAATGCTAAGTATCTAAATGCACAATATTAAGATATAAAAGCATTTCACAAAACCGAAAATCAAATTCTGAAATTCCAAAATTGAAgtcatatatttttttggttGTCAATTAAACGTAAACACTGAACAGAAAAAATGAATTAATCAATAGCACTGTAGTTTGGAGAGACcgtttgagagagagagggaaggggCGGTGGGGGTGGGGAGAAACAAAAATGTGGTGCGTCTTATGAGGGAGAAACAAAAATGTGGGAATCTCTCAACGCGCAAGGACATGTGTGAATGCGTGTGATTCCACACTTTGTTTTGGTGCGTCTTGTATGCTCTATCTTTGTCTGTAACGAAAATTGTGTGTACTAGCGTAAGAGCGAGATATTCAGCAAATCTTATCATGCTAATCATGTTAgacccaaagaaaataaaaccatgCTAATCATCAGATTTTGTATATTAAATGATGAATTTCACTTAGAATtttgagataatttcaaaagccTCCCTTGCGGTTTTTTCTAATCACACCTAACACCCCTCAATTTTCTAAAATCACACTCAACACCCTTAAAATGACAACCTTTGTAACATGCCACCCCTGTTAtgtaaaaataatattaaaaaaaatatttagtaGAGGGACTATAGTattcttccaattttgcccttttgcaagTTGATTATTGAATTTtagaagatgaaaataaaaacaaataggaCTGCAATATTTACATAGAAATTGAGGGAGTGTAAGTACCATAACTGCTGAATCGTATAATTTTTTGTTGATTCATATGACTGTTATAAGATCTATGCCAAAGTTGTGGATAGAAATGAAATactttttcttcatcaaatgAATGATTTGAACCTATTTTCCCCCTCACTTCTTACTGATTAAACTAGataacaaaataaaatcatagttaaaaaaaaatggattttctATGTTTAGATTGTCTAAATACCTCAAAATCTATCTTCGGTTGCATATGCCAAAACAACAACGCCCAAAATGTGCCCAAATTTTATGGCTtttattactttatttttatCATAATCGAACATAAAtgtttttttcttgtttcttgccCTTTCTTGCATAAGAAATATGAAACGAGTATAAAAAGAATcaacttgtttttattttcatcCTCTAGCTTTCAAAAATCAACTTGCAAGAGGGCAAACATGGAAGAATATTATAGTCTCTCTCCTAAATGCATTTTTTAATACTATTATTATCTAAAGGGGTTGATATGTTATACAAGTCGTCATTCTAAGggtgctaagtgtgatttcAGAAACTTTAGGGGGCTAGGTGTGATTAGGAAAAACcccaagggaggtttctgaaattttccCTAGAATTTTTACATAAATTAAGCATTACTTAATATATTCAGAGACagcagaattttattatcaaacaaaTTTAATACAAAAAGTACTTAATATCATCATCAATTTTGAACACTTAATCAGCTATCAAACACGCCCCCTTAACAATAACAGTGTACAATATTAATATATGCAAACCATTGCCCCATTTTGGCTCAGAACTCGAAACAAGTTATCAATTGTAATATCGTATACTTAAAATAATGCATTTACTAGTTGCTGTTTCTTGGCTTGGGAGCAGATGCAATTCCCAAAGTTGAACTCGCAGTTTAACTTCAATTCTTTTTATTATCACTCACGTACAGCACTAGTAGCTTTCGATGCAAGAGAATTGTTGACTTCCAGAAATGCAAGGGTAGGTAGGTAagtgtattttattttatccaatctTTTCTCGAATCCATAAcaatccacaaaaaaaaaagtatgttcAATTTCTTTACAAAACCCTCCAACCAAACGACCCCAAATGAAAGGAGGTTTTGTTTTAATCCAACCTAATGGCAATAGTACAGCCAGCAATAGAACGTGCTTCCATATCCATGTAGGGAATCACAATTTGACAGATGAATATTTTCCCCTCAATGAATTTTGGATAATTCCCTAGATGTATACGTCCTCTATATTGCTAGTATTATTGCTGCTGTACCTGTTTGACTTAGTTCACAAACAGCATTTAATACTTCCTTTAGACCCTTAAATCCTAAGTCTCTTCATGGAAAGCACGTCAAAGAAGAACCCCACCAATTGGAAAACTGAAGAAGGaaacaaatgcaagaaaatCATTTGGTTGACCTTTTAACACAGCTATAAAACTAGACAGACAACCAATTTCCACCACACTGGAAAACAGAATTTGGCTCATTGTTCCCCATTCATTCTTCACCAACCTCTTCAACAACATCCAAAACCAAAACCAACACACAAACACGCATTTgagtagaaaaaaaaacagtctGCGAATAGAATACCTCTCGGAGCATGGCCCGTGTGCGTTCAAAGATTACAGCCTTCTGCATGAGCCCTGCAGTGGCTCGCGTTTGTGTTCGTTCACCATCTCAAAGGTACAAGAAAGCTGAGAGTTTCTTTAAATCTGATGGCAACTCGGATCATTCAAGTAAAAGCAGCGGTGAACTGAGCTTTAATGGGGATGTGTCCAAGCTGGAAAACAATGGCGGCAACCGTGTCATGGTGGTTGTTAATTCAAGTCTTGAAGCTAAGGGTGCTCTTCAATGGGCACTCTCACATACTGTGCAGAGCCAGGATTCCATTATTCTTCTGCATGCAGCCAAGCCCTCCAAACATGGTAAGCTTTCTGTACCCCTATTTctgaatttcttttatccccAATTCCAAGTACATGGTTAATGGGACAAAAATATAATGTAACAAATGAGTCATGTTGCAGGTCTAAACTCAGACGGTAAAAGCAATCAGAAGGCTTATGAACTTCTTCACTCTATGAAAAACACATGTCAAAAGAGAAGACCCGGGGTAAGTAATTTTGCTTTGAACATTCACTTAATTTTTCTAACTTTACAAGAAATAACAGGACTGAAACAATCAATATCTGTTTCAACGATAGAACATGCTAAAACCTTTTCTCACTTTTGCATATCTCTTGATGTAAATTAGGGAGTAATTCATGTTGCTGGCTTGTCTTTATTAGGTGCAAGTTGAGATAGCATTGcgagaaggaaaggaaaagggacCAATAATTGTTGAAGAAGCAAAACAGAGAAATGTCACTCTATTGGTTTTGGGACAAAGAAAGCAATCAATAATGTGGCGCCTGCAAAAGATGTGGGCAGGGAAAACAACAAGAAATGGGGTGGCTGACTATTGCATCTTAAATGCTAAC
It includes:
- the LOC113740236 gene encoding uncharacterized protein, which translates into the protein MARVRSKITAFCMSPAVARVCVRSPSQRYKKAESFFKSDGNSDHSSKSSGELSFNGDVSKLENNGGNRVMVVVNSSLEAKGALQWALSHTVQSQDSIILLHAAKPSKHGLNSDGKSNQKAYELLHSMKNTCQKRRPGVQVEIALREGKEKGPIIVEEAKQRNVTLLVLGQRKQSIMWRLQKMWAGKTTRNGVADYCILNANCMTIAVRRKSRKYGGYLITTKRHKNFWLLA